From the Deinococcus misasensis DSM 22328 genome, one window contains:
- a CDS encoding DUF5724 domain-containing protein, translated as MRAEEAQARLKSHTIDWKKPFEERLKAVSDPVAALARDVQQLTMGGYIHTQEEIQKRALQRQGITESLEGLPAPERIQVFGVLFPRFPELIEQVWQAMNTHPYEEGYDRRAFRAPHHPLTREKALNWLLNLWQVTRDHDEPLEWFAAWAARLENYHKDELGYLFAEAINAGHQEVLSILKESASGEHEIGTMGRHITRAFLTCSNPECWTYMEKMLLAAQRQEGLRQVILETIDESHPEAFQRMMVLILQEDLLRFSAVVRAIDVWFGWMYEASDKKTLTRHVQTFLGFLKDTKAAHKALQEGSAEEAFLAFWALGFYDAPATVQDAAMLLQDQDAARRYAAASFLKACKLPEAAIHDLTLLQDPDLRVATLALPNRWSIQQGEDASGLFDVLEDLASRASDRSTTDPILWPWTVTVASRAQVVALLPHTLGNRPLTRLIPHIPDMEPYSRSQVAELLGKHQQASPELRELLFKLLADSSSQVRESAFAQIKKLDLNPSEAQHIEGLLTRKSADLRRGGLQLLLAQPREAVLESAKRLTGTGKTEQRQAGLELLLQLQKRKMPAGQLQAALEGFAPKNPNEQQLLDQLEAPEEQLSLKDGLGLFDPAKLAPVPELQFVDRNYADARVLKLFSELDHLVDQHRETPVTYQWGTETHHELLGNINGWQFNHVATRTPELFPLKDLWLNWWNHRPEGTPEDLVRMFLLQNGAGTENWFFRRSGALNPLLGKVNMPALKYDTQVNAILMLLRSHTEAGPALDFLLDAMESHLSTMDPGMKQPVQVDHYQPDPREILTVYANQMSVFPAEKWTPVQRQRLFKLYTFMDRGFTKLSRMRAPLELLLQAFLDGQASEHDVLDQLIGEHGVSGRYSYRSSFDALQQLSGRKPSPRLPHHDSIQQLVQRVRERILTIETSRADLSTITSEAARAIRHLEGAEYTLKMLAGMGKDPLVRGYSYHNESRSAVFSHLIRVSFPAATDTPEHFKKLVKSFKVSEARLLDLAMYAPQWSALVAQTLGWEGLADAIYWLHAHTRDQQWFVDRDIKEVWEVEISERTPLTPQDLVDGAVDVQWFRNVYVALGEERFAALYKAAKYASSAGGHKRAELFARSIQGEVQEQDLQKQIEEKRHQDSVRAIGLLPIQQQGSVLNRYRTIQNFLAQSKQFGAQRQASEQLAGRIGLQNLARTAGYLDPERLMWAMETEEVQALNGKTLLLDGVQVTLQVNASGDPELHILKAGKALKSIPAALKKHPEYKDLQDAKNRLVKQKSRMKEAFEFAMVRGDHFALSELESLLNHPVLKPMLQNLLWVRGERDLGFFSDGQFQQLETSSSLTDEGYRIAHPHDLLVSGEWRAWQKHCFEHSIQQPFKQIFREHYLLTQQEQGAMRSTRYEGHQVNPKQALALLKTRNWISVPEEGVRKTFHAEGINVWLEFEEGYYTPMEVEGLTVSSVMFTERGKYDPLPLEAVPPRLFSETMRDLDLVVSVAHMGGVDPEASQSTVEMRQSLLRETLRLLKQDNVRLEGHHALISGHYGDYSVHLGSGVVHRQPGGYVCIVPVHAQHQGRVFLPFADNDPRTAEVVSKVLLLARDRQIQDPTILEQLV; from the coding sequence ATGCGGGCAGAAGAAGCGCAAGCACGCCTGAAAAGCCACACCATCGACTGGAAAAAACCTTTTGAAGAGAGATTGAAGGCGGTTTCCGATCCCGTGGCTGCACTTGCTCGGGATGTTCAGCAATTGACCATGGGCGGGTATATACACACCCAAGAGGAAATCCAGAAACGCGCCCTGCAACGCCAGGGGATCACCGAAAGTCTGGAAGGACTCCCTGCTCCAGAGCGCATTCAGGTGTTTGGGGTGCTGTTTCCCCGTTTTCCAGAGCTGATTGAGCAGGTCTGGCAGGCCATGAACACCCACCCTTACGAAGAGGGCTATGACCGTCGGGCTTTTCGAGCGCCCCACCATCCCCTGACCCGGGAAAAAGCCCTGAACTGGCTGCTGAACCTCTGGCAGGTGACGCGTGACCACGATGAGCCTCTGGAATGGTTTGCTGCGTGGGCTGCAAGGCTGGAGAATTACCACAAGGATGAACTGGGTTACCTGTTTGCAGAGGCCATCAACGCTGGACATCAGGAGGTTTTGTCCATCCTGAAAGAATCCGCCTCTGGTGAGCATGAAATCGGGACCATGGGACGGCACATCACCAGAGCTTTCCTGACCTGTAGCAATCCAGAGTGCTGGACCTACATGGAAAAAATGCTGCTCGCCGCCCAGAGGCAAGAAGGCCTCAGGCAGGTGATTCTGGAAACCATCGACGAGTCCCATCCAGAGGCCTTCCAGCGCATGATGGTCCTGATTTTGCAAGAAGACCTGCTGCGTTTTTCTGCGGTGGTGCGGGCCATCGATGTGTGGTTTGGCTGGATGTATGAGGCCTCTGACAAAAAAACCCTGACCCGCCATGTGCAAACTTTTCTGGGCTTTTTGAAGGACACCAAAGCTGCCCACAAAGCCCTGCAAGAGGGATCAGCCGAAGAGGCTTTTCTGGCCTTTTGGGCTCTGGGTTTTTACGATGCCCCGGCCACAGTGCAAGATGCGGCCATGCTCTTGCAGGATCAAGACGCAGCCAGACGCTATGCTGCTGCCAGTTTCTTGAAAGCCTGCAAGCTTCCAGAGGCAGCTATCCATGACCTCACTTTGCTTCAGGACCCTGATTTGCGAGTTGCCACGCTGGCTTTGCCCAACCGGTGGTCCATCCAGCAAGGCGAGGATGCCTCGGGGTTGTTTGATGTCCTTGAAGATCTGGCTTCCAGAGCCTCAGACCGCAGCACCACCGATCCGATCCTGTGGCCCTGGACGGTCACGGTGGCGTCCAGAGCGCAAGTGGTTGCCCTGCTACCCCACACGCTCGGGAACCGGCCCCTGACCCGCCTGATTCCTCACATTCCGGACATGGAACCTTACAGCCGTTCACAGGTGGCAGAGTTGCTGGGCAAGCATCAACAGGCTTCTCCTGAACTGCGTGAATTGCTGTTCAAATTGCTGGCAGACAGCAGTTCTCAGGTGCGCGAATCTGCGTTCGCTCAGATCAAAAAATTGGACTTGAACCCCTCTGAGGCCCAACACATCGAAGGGCTGTTGACCCGCAAATCTGCGGACTTGCGCAGGGGCGGTTTGCAACTCCTGCTGGCCCAGCCCAGAGAAGCCGTGCTGGAGAGTGCCAAGCGCCTGACTGGAACAGGCAAAACCGAACAGCGTCAGGCTGGACTGGAGTTGCTGCTCCAGTTGCAGAAACGCAAAATGCCAGCAGGGCAACTGCAAGCAGCTCTGGAAGGCTTTGCACCCAAAAACCCCAACGAGCAGCAACTGCTGGACCAACTGGAGGCCCCAGAGGAGCAGCTTTCCCTGAAAGATGGCCTCGGGTTGTTTGATCCTGCCAAACTTGCACCTGTTCCAGAGCTGCAATTCGTGGATCGCAATTATGCAGATGCAAGGGTCCTGAAGCTGTTCTCTGAACTGGACCATCTGGTGGACCAGCACCGCGAAACCCCCGTCACCTACCAGTGGGGCACCGAAACCCACCATGAACTGCTGGGCAACATCAATGGCTGGCAATTCAACCATGTGGCCACCCGTACCCCAGAGCTTTTCCCTTTAAAAGACCTCTGGTTGAATTGGTGGAACCACCGTCCTGAAGGCACCCCGGAAGATCTGGTGCGCATGTTCCTGCTGCAGAATGGTGCTGGCACTGAGAATTGGTTTTTTCGGCGTTCTGGTGCCCTCAATCCTCTGTTGGGCAAAGTCAACATGCCCGCACTGAAATACGACACGCAGGTGAATGCCATCCTGATGCTGCTCCGCTCCCACACCGAGGCGGGTCCTGCTCTGGACTTCTTGCTGGATGCCATGGAAAGCCACCTGAGCACCATGGATCCGGGCATGAAACAACCTGTGCAGGTGGACCATTATCAGCCAGATCCCCGTGAAATCCTGACGGTGTATGCCAACCAGATGTCGGTGTTCCCGGCGGAAAAATGGACACCCGTGCAACGCCAGAGGCTCTTCAAGCTGTACACCTTCATGGATCGGGGTTTCACGAAGCTTTCCCGGATGAGGGCACCTCTGGAACTGCTGTTGCAGGCTTTTCTGGATGGGCAGGCTTCCGAGCACGATGTGCTGGACCAACTCATCGGCGAGCACGGGGTCAGTGGGCGTTACAGTTACCGCAGTTCTTTTGATGCCCTTCAGCAGCTTTCCGGACGCAAACCCAGCCCCCGTTTGCCCCACCACGACTCCATCCAGCAACTGGTGCAGAGGGTCCGTGAACGGATCCTGACCATCGAAACCTCCAGAGCCGACCTCAGCACCATCACCAGCGAGGCTGCCAGAGCCATCCGTCACCTTGAAGGGGCCGAGTACACCCTCAAAATGCTTGCCGGGATGGGCAAAGACCCTCTGGTGCGAGGATACAGTTACCACAACGAGAGCCGAAGTGCGGTGTTCAGCCACCTGATCCGGGTGTCTTTCCCCGCAGCCACGGACACCCCAGAGCACTTCAAAAAGCTGGTCAAAAGTTTCAAGGTCTCGGAGGCCAGACTGCTTGATCTGGCGATGTACGCGCCACAGTGGTCGGCTCTGGTTGCTCAAACCCTCGGGTGGGAAGGGCTTGCAGACGCCATCTACTGGCTGCACGCCCACACCCGCGACCAGCAGTGGTTTGTGGACCGGGACATCAAAGAAGTCTGGGAGGTCGAAATCTCTGAGCGCACCCCCCTGACCCCTCAAGATCTGGTGGATGGTGCCGTGGATGTGCAGTGGTTCCGCAACGTGTACGTGGCGCTCGGGGAGGAACGGTTCGCTGCGCTTTACAAGGCTGCCAAATACGCTTCCAGTGCTGGAGGTCACAAGCGGGCAGAACTGTTTGCCCGGTCCATTCAGGGCGAGGTTCAGGAACAGGACCTCCAAAAGCAAATCGAAGAAAAACGCCATCAGGACAGTGTTCGTGCCATTGGTCTGCTGCCCATCCAACAACAAGGTTCAGTCCTGAACCGTTACCGGACCATCCAGAATTTCCTTGCCCAGAGCAAACAATTCGGTGCGCAAAGACAGGCCAGTGAGCAACTTGCTGGGCGCATCGGTTTGCAGAACCTCGCTCGAACGGCTGGATATCTGGACCCCGAGCGCCTGATGTGGGCCATGGAAACCGAAGAGGTGCAGGCCTTGAACGGCAAAACCCTGTTGCTGGATGGGGTGCAGGTGACTTTGCAGGTCAATGCAAGCGGAGATCCCGAGCTGCACATCCTGAAAGCCGGAAAAGCCCTGAAAAGCATTCCTGCAGCCCTCAAAAAACACCCTGAATACAAAGACCTGCAAGACGCCAAAAACCGTCTGGTCAAACAGAAATCCCGCATGAAAGAAGCCTTCGAATTTGCGATGGTGCGCGGAGACCACTTCGCCCTTTCCGAATTGGAGTCTCTCCTGAACCACCCAGTCCTGAAACCCATGCTGCAAAACCTGCTCTGGGTCAGGGGAGAGCGGGATCTGGGCTTTTTCTCTGATGGGCAATTTCAGCAGCTTGAAACATCATCTTCCTTGACCGATGAAGGGTATCGCATCGCCCACCCCCATGACCTTCTGGTTTCAGGCGAGTGGAGGGCATGGCAAAAACACTGCTTTGAGCACAGCATCCAGCAGCCATTCAAGCAGATTTTCCGTGAGCATTACCTGCTGACCCAGCAAGAACAGGGGGCCATGCGCAGCACCCGCTATGAGGGCCATCAGGTCAATCCCAAACAGGCTCTGGCCCTGCTCAAAACCCGCAACTGGATCAGTGTCCCCGAAGAAGGGGTTCGCAAAACCTTCCACGCCGAAGGCATCAATGTGTGGCTGGAATTTGAAGAAGGCTACTACACCCCCATGGAAGTGGAGGGTCTGACCGTTTCCTCCGTGATGTTCACCGAACGTGGGAAATATGATCCTTTGCCTCTGGAAGCCGTGCCTCCCCGTCTGTTCAGCGAAACCATGCGTGACCTCGATCTGGTGGTCAGTGTGGCCCACATGGGCGGTGTGGACCCCGAGGCCAGTCAATCCACCGTGGAGATGCGCCAGAGCCTGCTCCGCGAAACCCTGAGGCTCCTGAAGCAAGACAACGTCAGGCTGGAAGGACACCACGCCCTGATCTCCGGCCATTACGGAGATTACTCGGTGCATCTGGGCTCTGGGGTGGTGCACAGACAACCCGGAGGATACGTGTGCATTGTTCCCGTGCATGCCCAGCATCAGGGAAGGGTGTTCCTGCCTTTTGCAGACAACGATCCCAGAACCGCAGAGGTGGTCTCCAAGGTGCTGCTCTTGGCCCGTGACCGCCAGATTCAGGATCCCACCATTCTTGAGCAACTGGTGTAA
- a CDS encoding MFS transporter, whose product MTQRSLPALFTAQALSTSATTIGVALASILAVKLTGSESFSGLPSTVNLLASAFSAYFAGQLMARYGRRVGLTLAFMLGTLGATVAFWQALDGHFWGFMSGILLVGLATGGINQTRYAVSELVEPQKRGQYIGWLLTCSAVGAVVTRLCIPGLKTLAASYQLPENEAGWLLSALFLALASVLVGMFFTARPTDVPKGGKQVQVPVMDLLKNPQIQLALVGMMVGQGIMLMLMVMMPVHAQHMGHGLEAISTVMTGHVVGMFGLAWITGRWVDRFGPRAMILWGSALLALSAILGLLGHSITEMGVALFVLGVGWNLCYVAGSSLLTGSLTPETRASAQGKLDVFVWASAALGALGGGLLVAQFGFAVMYSVALLVSILTLIGVYLKRTAEAQFA is encoded by the coding sequence ATGACCCAGCGCAGTCTGCCCGCCCTGTTCACCGCTCAAGCCCTCTCCACCAGTGCCACCACCATCGGTGTGGCCCTTGCCAGCATTCTGGCGGTCAAATTGACGGGATCGGAAAGCTTCTCAGGGCTGCCCTCTACAGTGAATCTGCTGGCCTCTGCGTTCAGTGCCTATTTTGCAGGTCAATTGATGGCCCGTTATGGCCGTAGGGTGGGCCTGACCCTTGCCTTCATGCTGGGAACCCTCGGGGCGACAGTGGCTTTCTGGCAGGCTCTGGATGGGCATTTCTGGGGCTTCATGTCCGGGATTTTGCTGGTGGGTCTGGCCACGGGTGGCATCAACCAGACCCGTTATGCGGTCAGTGAACTGGTGGAACCCCAGAAACGCGGTCAGTACATCGGCTGGCTTCTGACCTGCAGTGCGGTTGGAGCAGTCGTCACCCGTCTGTGCATTCCGGGCCTGAAAACATTGGCAGCCTCTTATCAGCTTCCAGAGAACGAAGCTGGCTGGCTCCTCAGTGCGCTGTTTCTGGCGCTGGCCAGTGTGCTGGTCGGCATGTTTTTCACGGCCAGACCCACCGATGTACCCAAAGGGGGAAAACAAGTGCAGGTTCCTGTGATGGACCTCCTCAAAAACCCTCAGATTCAGTTGGCTCTGGTGGGGATGATGGTCGGTCAGGGCATCATGCTGATGCTGATGGTGATGATGCCTGTTCACGCCCAGCACATGGGGCACGGACTGGAAGCCATCTCCACGGTGATGACGGGGCATGTGGTCGGGATGTTCGGACTGGCGTGGATCACCGGACGCTGGGTGGACCGTTTTGGTCCCAGAGCCATGATCCTCTGGGGCAGTGCCCTGCTTGCCTTAAGTGCCATCCTTGGGTTGCTGGGTCACAGCATCACCGAAATGGGGGTGGCCCTGTTTGTGCTCGGGGTGGGTTGGAACCTGTGTTATGTGGCCGGTTCCAGCTTGCTCACAGGCAGCCTGACCCCCGAGACGCGCGCTTCAGCACAGGGCAAACTGGACGTTTTTGTGTGGGCCTCTGCTGCTCTGGGCGCGTTGGGTGGAGGGTTGCTGGTGGCTCAGTTTGGTTTTGCAGTGATGTACAGTGTGGCTTTGCTGGTCAGCATCCTGACGCTGATTGGGGTATATTTGAAGCGTACAGCAGAAGCTCAATTTGCTTGA
- a CDS encoding LacI family DNA-binding transcriptional regulator — translation MKKKVTLFDVAQAAGVSPSTVSRIVAGTARVSEKKRKQVEEAIAKLKYQPNLVAKGLVQGRTLSLGVLTQDIASPFYGAALLGIQEALRGTDYIPVFTDGHWQPEDEAQAIQRLMGRIDGLIIMGGHLEGDSLSAIAESMPIISIGRTIPGFEHHCVLIDNYQGAKNIVHYLFELGHRRIAHISGPADHADALERLKGYHDAHKEFGIEVDERLIVQGDFQEASGSLAIATLLETRANFTAIFASNDQMAYGARLALYRRGIRVPEEISLVGFDDTRTSEYMMPPLTTVRQPMYELGLLAAQSLLTLLDGEDVTLEKITPQLVIRESASRAR, via the coding sequence ATGAAGAAAAAAGTGACATTGTTTGATGTGGCACAGGCTGCGGGCGTTTCCCCGAGCACCGTTTCGCGCATTGTGGCCGGAACCGCTCGGGTGTCCGAGAAAAAACGCAAGCAGGTGGAAGAGGCCATTGCAAAACTCAAGTACCAACCCAATCTGGTGGCCAAAGGTCTGGTGCAGGGCCGAACGCTTTCTCTGGGGGTCCTGACCCAAGACATTGCTTCTCCGTTTTATGGGGCTGCATTGCTGGGCATTCAGGAGGCTTTGCGCGGCACCGATTACATCCCAGTGTTCACCGACGGTCACTGGCAACCCGAGGACGAAGCGCAGGCCATTCAGCGTCTGATGGGCCGCATTGATGGTTTGATCATCATGGGTGGGCATCTGGAAGGTGACTCCCTGAGTGCCATTGCAGAATCCATGCCGATCATCAGCATTGGCAGAACCATTCCTGGTTTTGAGCACCACTGCGTCCTGATTGACAATTATCAGGGGGCCAAGAACATTGTCCATTACCTTTTTGAACTGGGTCACCGCCGCATCGCACATATTTCTGGACCGGCAGACCATGCAGATGCCCTAGAGCGCTTGAAGGGTTACCATGATGCCCACAAAGAATTCGGCATTGAAGTCGATGAACGCCTGATCGTGCAGGGGGATTTTCAGGAGGCTTCTGGAAGTCTGGCCATCGCCACCCTGCTGGAAACCCGCGCCAACTTCACTGCGATTTTTGCCTCCAACGACCAGATGGCTTACGGGGCAAGGCTGGCCCTGTACCGACGCGGCATTCGGGTCCCAGAGGAAATTTCTCTGGTCGGCTTCGATGACACCCGCACCTCTGAATACATGATGCCTCCCCTGACCACGGTCCGGCAGCCCATGTATGAATTGGGTTTGCTGGCGGCCCAATCTTTGCTGACCTTGCTGGACGGTGAAGATGTGACCTTGGAGAAGATCACCCCACAGTTGGTGATCCGCGAATCGGCCTCCAGAGCCCGCT